Genomic window (Sulfurovum sp. NBC37-1):
AAATTTCTTGGATAGATAAAGTTATTTTCCTGCTGATAACACTTTAAATAATTTTTTTGCAATATCTGTATTGTCTAGCAAACCTCTGAACTTTTCACTGCTTTTCCCATAGGCAAAAGTCTCTACATCTACAAGGGTATGTCCATGTGTTGTCCATCCTGTATTGGATCGCTGATTGATGATCTCATTGACAGCATTGCAGAGTTTCTTGTCCTTCTTTTTCATGGCAGAGGCAAGTTGGTCATATTCTTTATCTGTCAGATCAATCCCGGTATAGTTTTCGAAGCTTTTGTCGATATTTTTTGTTGTGCGTAACGCTTCGGCTATGGTAATGGAAGAGGCTTTGACCTTTTTTATCACATCTTTATACCAGATGTATGACCTGCTGCGTATTTCGTCTGAAACCTTGTCCGATTTCCCTATCTTGTCTCCTATTGCCAGGCCGCCGGTGGAATGATCTGCCGTAACGATGAGCAATGTATCAGGGTGGGTGTCTACATAGTTTTTGACTTTTTCCACTGCTTTTGCAAAATCATCCATCTCAGCCATTGCACAGGCAATGTCATTGATATGTCCGCACCAGTCTATCTGTGATCCTTCTATCATCATGAAGAATGGCTTGTTCTCGACAAGCGAAAGGGCTTTTTGCGTCATTTTTGATACACGGTCTCTGTTCTCATCTTTTTCGTCAATGGCAAATTTTGCATAATCATAGGCAGTAAATGCAATAAACGGATAGTTATGTATGCTATCAAAGTCATAACCGTTACGGTAAAGTGCTACATTGTGTTTTTTTGCTGTCTGGTTGATGTCACCATAGGCTTCATTAAAATGGATCTCCCCACCTCCCATGAGAAAATCAAATTTCAGCTTCTCTTTCGCTGTTGCCGGAAAAAAATCCTTGGCGATATCCGCTTCCTTGTCCCTGTGGTGTTCTTTAGAAATGAATCCTGCAGGGGTGGCATGGGTCAGGGTGCTGGTCACTGCCATTGCAGTGATATATCCCTGTTCTTTGGCATACTCTAAAAGTGTTTTTACCTGTGAGTGTGGCTTTTCAGTCGCTCCGATAAAACCGTTCTTAGTTTTGTAGCCTGTTGCCAGTGCTGTAGCTGCTGCTGCCGAATCGGTGATAAGCGAATTTTCGGAATAGGTGGTATTCATACCGACCAGCATCTCGTCAAAGACCGTAGGCTCGACTTTTGGCGTCTTCGGATCATCTTTGTAGTAGCGATATGCTGAGGTATAGGCCGGTCCCATACCGTCCCCGATCATAAAAATAACGGATGTTTTTGGCGCAGCGGTCAAAAAAGAGATTGTGATGAGTAAGAGTGATATTTTTTTCATAGTGACAGTGTACTAAAAAAAGAGAAAAAAACAGGCTAAAAAAGAGAGAATTATGCGCATATAATGTAAGTAAAGAAAAAAAAACAAATTTTTTTTCTCTAAAACCAAAAAAACCCTTGACAAATAAGAACTTCGGTGCTATAATACGCGTCCAACAACACATGGACGGCTAGCGAGTTGCTAGAAAGAGTGTTATTGAGTGATCTTTGACAACCAAATATAAGTAAACAAATCAACGTCTATTTGAGATTTAATTTTTGCACTTTTTAACAAAAAAGTGATATGAATTAACTTAAGTAGAAATAACTTAAGTGATTCTGACAATGGTTCAAACCATTCTATTTTATAATGGAGAGTTTGATCCTGGCTCAGAGTGAACGCTGGCGGCGTGCTTAACACATGCAAGTCGAACGAGAACGGCTCTAGCTTGCTAGAGTGTCAGCTAAGTGGCGGACGGGTGAGTAATGTATAGTTAATTTGCCCCTTGGAGAGGGATAGCCACTGGAAACGGTGATTAATACCTCATACTCCTTCTTTATTAATTAAAGTTGGGAAATGTTTTTTCGCCAAGGGATGAGACTATATGGTATCAGGTAGTTGGTGGGGTAAGAGCCTACCAAGCCAATGACGCCTAGCTGGTCTGAGAGGATGATCAGCCACACTGGAACTGAGACACGGTCCAGACTCCTACGGGAGGCAGCAGTGGGGAATATTGCACAATGGAGGAAACTCTGATGCAGCAACGCCGCGTGGAGGATGACGCATTTCGGTGTGTAAACTCCTTTTATATGGGAAGATAATGACGGTACCATATGAATAAGCACCGGCTAACTCCGTGCCAGCAGCCGCGGTAATACGGAGGGTGCAAGCGTTACTCGGAATCACTGGGCGTAAAGCGCGCGCAGGCGGCCTTTTAAGTTGGATGTGAAAGCCTATGGCTCAACCATAGAACTGCATCCAAAACTATTAGGCTAGAGTCTGGGAGGGGAAGATGGAATTAGTTGTGTAGGGGTAAAATCCGTAGAGATAACTAGGAATACCAAAAGCGAAGGCGATCTTCTGGAACAGTACTGACGCTGAGGCGCGAAAGCGTGGGGAGCAAACAGGATTAGATACCCTGGTAGTCCACGCCCTAAACGATGAATGTTAGTCGTCGGAGGCCTAGTGTCTTCGGTGATGCAGCTAACGCATTAAACATTCCGCCTGGGGAGTACGGTCGCAAGATTAAAACTCAAAGGAATAGACGGGGACCCGCACAAGTGGTGGAGCATGTGGTTTAATTCGAAGATACGCGAAGAACCTTACCTGGCCTTGACATTGAGAGAATCCGGCAGAGATGCTGGAGTGCCTTCGGGAGCTCGAAAACAGGTGCTGCACGGCTGTCGTCAGCTCGTGTCGTGAGATGTTGGGTTAAGTCCCGCAACGAGCGCAACCCTCGTCACTAGTTACTAACGGTTCGGCCGAGGACTCTAGTGAGACTGCCTTCGCAAGGAGGAGGAAGGTGAGGACGACGTCAAGTCATCATGGCCCTTACGGCCAGGGCAACACACGTGCTACAATGGGCAGGACAATGAGACGCGATACCGCGAGGTGGAGCAAATCTATAAACCTGTTCTCAGTTCGGATTGTAGTCTGCAACTCGACTACATGAAGCTGGAATCACTAGTAATCGTAGATCAGCTATGCTACGGTGAATACGTTCCCGGGTCTTGTACTCACCGCCCGTCACACCATGGGAGTTGATTTCACCCGAAGCGGGGAAGCTAAACTGGCTACCCTCCACGGTGGGATCAGCGACTGGGGTGAAGTCGTAACAAGGTAACCGTAGGAGAACCTGCGGTTGGATCACCTCCTTTCAAGAGTATAGATGATATTTCCTCACAGAGTATTATCACAATCGATAAGACGATGGTTTGTTTGCACTGTTTATTCAGTAGCTTATGTTTGGTTGATAAAGATCATATAGGTTCTTTAAACAATGCATATGGGCGTATAGCTCAGCTGGTTAGAGTGCACCCCTGATAAGGGTGAGGTCCCAGGTTCAAGTCCTGGTACGCCCACCATATGTTTAATGCAAGTTTTCCTTGGAAAATTTGAATTAGACATTTGTCTAAAAGTTATTTAACTTATTATTGTTAAGAGTCTAACGTAATGTTGCAAAACGCGAAGAGAATGTTTATTTATAAACGTTTGAATCAAATTTTACAAAACAATTACAATTTAACAGAAAATATTAACAAGAAGAACTTGTTCTTCAGACTTAATATCTTTCATGTGCAAGAAACTCAATAAATTAGAAGACGTAAGAAATCTTCAACTTATTAAACATACAAAAAACGAACCAAAGTGGTAAGACACAAACAGTTCATTTTGCATTTAATAAGGTAGTACCTTAGAATTAAGTCAAATTAATCTAAGGGCAGATGGTGGATGCCTAGACCAGGAGAGGCGATGAAGGACGTACTAGGCTGCGATAAGCCGGGGGGAGCTGCCAAGAAGCTTTGATCCCCGGGTTTCCGAATGGGGCAACCCAGCATGGCGCGAGTCATGTTACTCTTTCGAGAGAGCGAACGCAGGGAAGTGAAACATCTCAGTACCTGCAGGAAAAGAAATCAACCGAGATTCCCAAAGTAGCGGCGAGCGAAATGGGATTAGCCCTAAACTCTGTGGGGTGTTAGTAGAATAAGCTGGAATGCTTGACCGTAGAGGGTGAAAGTCCCGTAAACGAAAACTAACCATGGACTATTCGAGTAGGTCGGGACACGTGTAACCCTGACTGAAAATGGGAGGACCACCTTCCAAGGCTAAATACTACTCCAGGATCGATAGTGAACCAGTACCGTGAGGGAAAGGTGAAAAGAACCGCGGCAAGCGGAGTGAAATAGAACCTGAAACCATCTGCCTACAATCATTCAGAGCCCTATGTTTTATACAGGGTGATGGACTGCCTTTTGCATAATGAGCCTGCGAGTTATGGTGACTAGCAAGGTTAATCAAACGAGAAGCCGTAGCGAAAGCGAGTCTGAATAGGGCGCCAAGTTAGTTGCTGTAGACCCGAAACTAAGTGATCTATCCATGGGCAGGTTGAAGCTGGTGTAAGAGCTAGTGGAGGACCGAACGGGTGAAGGTTTAAAACTTCTCCGATGACCTGTGGATAGGGGTGAAAGGCCAATCAAACTTAGTGATAGCTGGTTCTCTCCGAAATATATTTAGGTATAGCGTCATGTTCGAAACATGAGGGGGTAGAGCACTGATTGGGCTAGGGCCTATACCAAGGTACCAAACCCAGTCAAACTCCGAATACCTCATGTGAATTCATGGCAGTCAGGCGATGGGTGATAAAATCCACCGTCGAAAGGGAAACAGCCCAGACTACCAGCTAAGGTCCCAAAGTTCTATTTAAGTGGAAAAGGATGTGGAGTTGCTTAGACAACCAGGAGGTTGGCTTAGAAGCAGCCATCCTTTAAAGAAAGCGTAACAGCTCACTGGTCTAGCGATTCTGCGCCGAAAATATAACGGGGCTAAAATAGACACCGAAGCTGTAGATTTGAACAATAGTTCAAGTGGTAGGAGAGCGTTCTAGTCAGCATTGAAGCCATACCGGTAAGGAGTGGTGGAGCGGCTAGAAGTGAGCATGCAGGCATGAGTAGCGATAAAACGGGTGAGAATCCCGTTCGCCGAAAACCCAAGGGTTCCTACACGATGCTCGTCAATGTAGGGTTAGTCGGGTCCTAAGCTGAGTCCGAAAGGGGTAAGCGATGGCAAATCGGTTAATATTCCGATACCAACTATTAGTTTAGTACGAAGGGGGGACGCATAGGGTTAAACGAGGTCACTGATGGAATAGTGGCTCGAAGGGTGTAGATAAGCCGGATAGGAAAATCCGCCGGCTGTTTTCGAGACCTGACAGGCTGGCTGCGCTCTTCGGAGTAAAGCCAGAATCGTTGATACCGTCGTGCCAAGAAAAGCCTCTAAGTGTATTAATAGTTGCCCGTACCGTAAACCGACACAGGTGGGTGAGATGAGTATTCTAAGGCGCGTGGAAGAACCCTGGTTAAGGAACTCTGCAAACTAGCACCGTAACTTCGGAATAAGGTGTGCCTCCTTTGGTATAGGACTTCGCGTCCGAAAGCCAAAGAGGTTGCAACAAAGAGTCCCTCCCGACTGTTTATCAAAAACACAGCACTTTGCTAACTCGCAAGAGGATGTATAAGGTGTGACGCCTGCCCGGTGCTTGAAGGTTAATTGATGGGGTTAGTTCTTCGGAACGAAGCTCTTGATCGAAGCCCAAGTAAACGGCGGCCGTAACTATAACGGTCCTAAGGTAGCGAAATTCCTTGTCGGTTAAATACCGACCTGCATGAATGGCGTAACGAGATGGGAGCTGTCTCGACCAGGGATCCAGTGAAATTGTAGTGGAGGTGAAAATTCCTCCTACCCGCGGCAAGACGGAAAGACCCCGTGCACCTTTACTATAGCTTGACACTGCAATTGGGATATATTTGTGCAGGATAGGTGGGAGGCTTTGATGCTGTGGCGCTAGCTGCAGCGGAGCCATCCTTGAGATACCACCCTTATATATTCTGATTGCTAACTTGCGCCGGTTATCCCGGCGGAGGACAATGTCTGGTGGGTAGTTTGACTGGGGCGGTCGCCTCCTAAAAAGTAACGGAGGCTTACAAAGGTTGGCTCAGATGGGTTGGAAATCCATCGCAGAGTATAATGGTACAAGCCAGCTTAACTGCGAGACGTACATGTCGAGCAGAGACGAAAGTCGGTCATAGTGATCCGGTGGTTCTGTGTGGAAGGGCCATCGCTCAAAGGATAAAAGGTACGCCGGGGATAACAGGCTGATCTCCCCCAAGAGCTCACATCGACGGGGAGGTTTGGCACCTCGATGTCGGCTCATCGCATCCTGGGGCTGAAGCAGGTCCCAAGGGTATGGCTGTTCGCCATTTAAAGCGGTACGCGAGCTGGGTTCAGAACGTCGTGAGACAGTTCGGTCCCTATCTGCCGTGGGCGTTGGAAGATTGAGGAGAGTTGCCCCTAGTACGAGAGGACCGGGGTGAACGAACCACTGGTGTACCAGTTGTCCTGCCAAGGGCATCGCTGGGTAGCTATGTTCGGATGTGATAACCGCTGAAAGCATCTAAGCGGGAAGCCAACTCCAAGATGAATCTTCCCTGAAGATCCGCAGAAGACTACTGCGTTGATAGGCTGGGTGTGTAAGTGATGAAAGTCATTTAGCTGACCAGTACTAATAGATCGTTTGTATTTACTTTATTCTTCAATAGGTACTACCTTGCTAAGTGCAAGGCAGAGCGTTTAGCGCTTAGCGCTGAGCGTTCAGAAAAAGGTACTTGCAGATTGTAATTGTAAACATTATTTAGGCTCTTAACAATACTAAGTTTCTCAAGCTTTCCAAAAGCAAAGAGAGACATGCACACTACGGTGTTCATCTCTCTCTTAGTGGTGGGGCTAGAGGGAGGGTCATACCCAGCTCCATTCCGAACCTGGAAGTCAAGCCTCCCATCGCCGATAATACTGCAGGCTACGTCTGTGGGAATGTAGGTCGCTGCCACTTTGAGTTATAAATGACTTCTTATCTTTACAATAATCATAAAATTACTTTCTTTTTATTCAAATATTCACACATAACACTTAATTAAACTTTTAATCTATGTCAAACTGTTCACTATTCATGTTAGTGGTGCGATGAAACGGCACCCTACGGCTTCCTAATAACCAATACACCAATAACCAATAACAGCGTTAGCCTTCCCTACATCAACTTTTCGCTAAAATACCTTAATTTATTATTTACAGGATACTGCTATGTCTAAAAAAATCGCTTCTGCCAGAATTTCAGAGAAGAGTTCCAAACTTCTTCAGGATCTTAACAACTCACTTCCTTTTGACAAAGTACTCTACAGAGAGGATATTGAGGGGTCACGTGCACACGCTTTCATGCTCAGTGAACAGGGGATCATCTCCAGGGAAGATCAGGAAAAGATCGATGCAGGGTTGCAGGATATACTTGCCGATATAGAGTCAGGTCTGTTTAAACTTGAGGGTGATGATGAAGACATTCATATGGCGATAGAGGGTGAACTTACACGACGTATAGGTGATGCAGGAAAGCGTCTGCATACAGCTAGAAGCCGTAATGATCAGGTAGCACTGGACTTCAGACTTTATGTTCAGCGTAATACCAAAACCATTGCGGAACTGCTTTTGAAGAATATTGAAACGTTTGTAAAGGTGGCAGAGGAAAATGCGGAAACAATGCTGCCGGGAATGACACATCTTCAGCATGCTCAACCCATCAATTTCGGTTATCACATGATGGCTTATGCCAGTATGTTTAAACGTGACTATGAGCGTTTTATGAGCTCTTATGAGCGCAATAACTATTCACCAATTGGGTGTGCAGCGTTGGCTGGCACACCACACCCCATTAATCGTCAGACCACTTCGGATAAACTGGGGTTCAATGCACCGACTCTTAATTGTCTCGATACGGTGAGTGACCGTGATTTTGCACTCGAAATACTCTTTAACATTTCCACTGTGATGATGCATATGAGCCGTTTGAGTGAAGAGCTCATCTTATGGTCGGCCGCAGAATTCAAATGGGTGACACTTAGTGACCGTCATGCGACAGGCTCCTCCATCATGCCGCAAAAGAAAAATCCGGATATTCCTGAACTGCTTCGCGGTAAGACAGGGCGTGTCAATGGGAATCTTGTAGCACTGCTTACAGTCATGAAAAGTCTTCCTCTTGCCTACAACAAAGATATGCAGGAGGATAAAGAGGGTGTGTTTGACTCTGTAAGAACAGCTATTCTTTCACTACAGGTACTTGAAGAGATGATCGCTGATATGACGGTGAACAAAGAAGCTATGGAACGTGCCTGTATGGTGGGTCACCTTTCTGCAACAGACCTGGCGGACTACCTTGTAAAAGAACAGGGACTTCCATTCCGTGATGCCTACCATATTACCGGTAATGTGGTGAATCTCGCTGAAGAAAAGGGACTTGATATCTCTGAACTTTCTTTGGAAGATTTGCAAAGTATCGATGAGCGTATTGCTGAAGATGTAGTAGCTCTCCTTGATAACCGTGCTTCGATGAATGCCCGTCAGTCTGAGGGTGGTACGGCTACGGTGAGGACTTTGGAGCAGATAGAGGACCTGAAGAAATGGCTTGAAAAACAAGATGAAAAATGATGAACATATCGCTTCGGATACGGTAGGATTGAGATGGATGATGGTTTTGGTGGAGTGTATTGCTCCTAAAAAGTTTTAAAAGTACAGAAGGTGCAGAGAAATGCACCTTACAAAAATTTAGATACTTTTATGTGGGTCTTCGTGAGAGTGGTCCCAAACAAGTTTTGCTCCGCCAAGCATATGGAAATGTAGATGGTTTACCTCCTGCCCTCCGTCAACTCCGTTGTTGGTAATCAGTCTGTATCCGGATTGGTCAATACCGACTTTTGTTGCGACTTCCTGGATAAATGGTGTCATATCGGCCATCATTTCGGGTGACACAACCTGAAAACAGTCTACATGCTGTTTTGGGATGATAAGTATATGAACCGGTGCCTTGGGGTAAAGGTCATGAAATGCCAGAAAATGGTCACTCTCATGCACGGTATTGTTCGGTATTTCTCCATTGACGATCTTGCAGAATATGCACATGGTATTATCCTTTTTAAATTAATTATTGATTTTTATATTGTGGATTATATCATAGAAAAATCGCAATAAACCCCACTATTAGTTACTTTTGGATAAAATCACGGCAATTATTATGCGATAAATGGAGCATTATGGAGAATTTGGAAGCAAAGATACTTGAGGCAGATTCGCTTGAAGTATTGGAAAAAGTACGTATAGAACTGTTCGGTAAAAAAGGGCTGCTTGCAGCACAGTTTGCCAAGATGAAAGATATCCCTGGGCCGGAGAAGAAAGCCTTTGCAGAAGGTTTGAACAAGCAAAAAACAGCACTTCAGGAAGCGTTCGATGCACGATATGAAGTGCTGAAGGCCGAAGAAATAGAAAAAATGCTCAAGAGTGAAGCGATCGATATTTCCTTGTATGGAGCAGTGGCAGAAAAGGGTGCACTGCATCCGGTCATGGAGACGATGGATAAGATCATTGACTACTTTGTGGCATTGAACTTTGCAGTCGAGACCGGGCCGATGGTCGAAGATGATTTCCATAACTTTGAAGCTTTGAACCTCCCCAAATACCACCCGGCAAGAGATATGCAGGATACGTTCTACTTTAAAGACAGTGGGCTGTTGAGAACACACACTTCACCCGTGCAGATCAGAACGATGCTGGAGACCAAACCTCCCATCAGGATGATCGCTCCGGGTTCTGTTTTCAGACGGGATTATGACCTGACACATACGCCGATGTTCCATCAGGTCGAAGGACTGGTAGTCGATGAAAAGGGTAAAGTGAGTTTTGCAAACCTCAAAGCGATACTAACCGATTTTTTACAGTATATGTTTGGAGATGTCGAGGTACGTTTCAGACCGAGCTTCTTCCCGTTTACCGAGCCTTCTGCGGAAGTAGATATCAGCTGTATTTTCTGTGAAGGAAAGGGGTGTCGTGTCTGTTCACACACTGGATGGCTGGAAGTACTCGGTTGTGGGATCGTCGACCCCAATGTCTTCAAAGCGGTAGGCTATGAAGATGTAAGCGGTTATGCCTTCGGACTGGGCGTAGAACGTTTTGCGATGTTAATGCATAAGATACCGGACCTGAGAAGTCTGTTTGAGGGAGATATTCGTTTGTTGGAGCAGTTTAGATGATAGTAACAAGAAGTTGGTTAAATGAATTTATAGATCTGAGCGAGGTCAGTAACGATACACTCTATGAAACGTTCAATGCCATTGGACTGGAAGTTGACAGTATCGACCAGGTAGAGATCGACCCCAAAGTCGTGGTTGGGAAGATCATTTCCTGTGAGAAACATCCGGACGCAGACAAATTGAATGTCTGTCAGATCGATGTGGGTGGCAGGGTCGAGCAGATTGTCTGTGGAGCAGCCAATGTGCTTGATGCAGAGTATGTGGCTGTGGCGACCATCGGTGCCGTGCTGCCGGGTAATTTTGAGATCAAAGATGCAGAACTTCGCGGTGTGAAGAGTGCCGGTATGGTCTGTGCCTCTTCTGAACTCGGATTGCCTGAAATGGGCAAAGGGATCATGATACTCGATGAGAGCATCGGGGAGCTTGAAGTGGGGAAAGCGCTTGGTGAATACCCAACCGTTGCCGATACGATCATAGAGCTTGAACTCACAGCCAACAGAGGCGATTGCCTTAGTATCTATGGTGTGGCAAGAGATCTCAGTGCAGCGCTCAATATAGAGATGAAATCGTTCGAGTACAAGCAGGCTGAGAGAATGAAGCTTGGTATCGCCAGAGATGCAGAGTTACATACTGAAGGTGAAATAGATGCCGATCTGCGCTATAAGCTGGCAAGCATAGAATATATTGATGATACCTTCCTGATCCGACTTCGTTTGGCAATGGTCAATGTGGAAGCAGAAGGCAAACTGGACAGAATACTTGCCTATGCCACCCATACGACAGGAGTGATTCTGCGTGCGTATGACTGTGTGCCGCTCTGCAATGAAGATGACAAGATCATGGTGAGTCCCAGAGCCAAAGCTAAAGGTATCATAGAGATCTTTGCCCATGAGAAAGTATTAAGTATCGTCGGTGTGAATCAGGTAGAGGATTATAAAGCAACGGATAATACAACAAAACTATTGATCGAAGCAAGTTACATTGATCCTGATCTTTTGGTTGAAGCCGTAGCTGAACATCAATTGAAAACAGATGAGCTTTACTATAAGACATCCAGAGGGTCCAATCCCGATCTTGGTCTTGGTCTGCAGTTCCTGGCTTACCTGATGGATAATTACAGCGATATCAACTGTTATGAAGGCTCGCTTGATGTACGTGTGGAACGTCATAACAAGAAGATCATTGTGGATTCCGGGGAAGTGTCATCCATCATCGGTATGGATGTAGAGATGAACAAGATTGTTACTATCCTGAAAAAGCTGGGGTTCGAGATTACGATGATGGACCATGAGCATGTGGCAGTGGCTGTACCATTGTTCAGACATGATATCAGGAATATTCAGGATATTACTGAAGAGATCGTTCGTATCATTGGCATTAACAATATTGAAGCCAAACCGTTTGTTTTTGCAGAGAAGAGACGTCTGAATGCCACTTCAGACCGTTTCAAAGCCAAGAAAAGTATTAAAAATCGTGCCGTAGGAAATGGTTTCTATGAGAATGTTTCTTATGTCTTTACTGAAAGAGCAGTACTGGAGAAATACGGCTTTGAAACAGTGGAGACAGCGCTTGACCTTGCCAACCCGATTGCGGAAGAGCTTAATACGCTTAGGAGTACGATTCTGACAAATCTGCTCAATGCAGTAAAACGTAATGTCAGTTACACCAAGAAATCGATTCCGCTTTTTGAAATCGGTGCGGTATTCGGGAGTCAAAGAGAGGAATCCGAGGTGCTCTCCTTTGTCTTTTCCGGACAGATAGAAGGGGAGAATGTAAGTAATGCGGGTAAACCGAAAATGGTGGATTTCGCTTCCTTCACACAGAAGATCGGTGCTGTGGTTGGTGACTTTGACCTGGTACCCTGTACCAGGAATAATGCACTACTCCATCCTTACCAGTCTGCCGATATTATTGTAAACGGCAAAGTATGTGGATATATGAGCAAACTGCATCCGATGGTACAGGAGGAGTACGGGATCCCCGTGACGTTCATTGCAGAGCTTTCGCTGGATGCCCTGTTGCCAGAACATATCAGTGCAACACCTATTTCAAAATTCCAGGGAGTCTATAAAGATCTCAGTATCGTAATAGACAAATCTCTCTCATACTATGAAGTGGCCAAAGTACTGAACGGATTGGATATTCCGACACTTAAAGAGAGCTACCCGGTGGATATCTATGAAGATGAAAAACTGGGGAACAAAAAGAGTCTGACTATCAGGTTCTTCATCCAGTCCATGGAAAAAACACTCGAAGACAGCGATATAGAAGCCGTGATGGCAGAAGTGATGCAGGCACTCGAGACCAACTGCAATGCGGAGCTGAGATAGTATGAAGATACAGCTTGCATCGAGTTACGGTTTCTGTTTCGGGGTGAAGCGTGCCATCAAGATTGCTGAAGAACATCAGGGAAGCAAGACCTACGGACCGCTTATCCATAACAAAGACGAGATCAACCG
Coding sequences:
- the pheT gene encoding phenylalanine--tRNA ligase subunit beta, giving the protein MIVTRSWLNEFIDLSEVSNDTLYETFNAIGLEVDSIDQVEIDPKVVVGKIISCEKHPDADKLNVCQIDVGGRVEQIVCGAANVLDAEYVAVATIGAVLPGNFEIKDAELRGVKSAGMVCASSELGLPEMGKGIMILDESIGELEVGKALGEYPTVADTIIELELTANRGDCLSIYGVARDLSAALNIEMKSFEYKQAERMKLGIARDAELHTEGEIDADLRYKLASIEYIDDTFLIRLRLAMVNVEAEGKLDRILAYATHTTGVILRAYDCVPLCNEDDKIMVSPRAKAKGIIEIFAHEKVLSIVGVNQVEDYKATDNTTKLLIEASYIDPDLLVEAVAEHQLKTDELYYKTSRGSNPDLGLGLQFLAYLMDNYSDINCYEGSLDVRVERHNKKIIVDSGEVSSIIGMDVEMNKIVTILKKLGFEITMMDHEHVAVAVPLFRHDIRNIQDITEEIVRIIGINNIEAKPFVFAEKRRLNATSDRFKAKKSIKNRAVGNGFYENVSYVFTERAVLEKYGFETVETALDLANPIAEELNTLRSTILTNLLNAVKRNVSYTKKSIPLFEIGAVFGSQREESEVLSFVFSGQIEGENVSNAGKPKMVDFASFTQKIGAVVGDFDLVPCTRNNALLHPYQSADIIVNGKVCGYMSKLHPMVQEEYGIPVTFIAELSLDALLPEHISATPISKFQGVYKDLSIVIDKSLSYYEVAKVLNGLDIPTLKESYPVDIYEDEKLGNKKSLTIRFFIQSMEKTLEDSDIEAVMAEVMQALETNCNAELR
- a CDS encoding histidine triad nucleotide-binding protein, with the protein product MCIFCKIVNGEIPNNTVHESDHFLAFHDLYPKAPVHILIIPKQHVDCFQVVSPEMMADMTPFIQEVATKVGIDQSGYRLITNNGVDGGQEVNHLHFHMLGGAKLVWDHSHEDPHKSI
- the pheS gene encoding phenylalanine--tRNA ligase subunit alpha, which encodes MENLEAKILEADSLEVLEKVRIELFGKKGLLAAQFAKMKDIPGPEKKAFAEGLNKQKTALQEAFDARYEVLKAEEIEKMLKSEAIDISLYGAVAEKGALHPVMETMDKIIDYFVALNFAVETGPMVEDDFHNFEALNLPKYHPARDMQDTFYFKDSGLLRTHTSPVQIRTMLETKPPIRMIAPGSVFRRDYDLTHTPMFHQVEGLVVDEKGKVSFANLKAILTDFLQYMFGDVEVRFRPSFFPFTEPSAEVDISCIFCEGKGCRVCSHTGWLEVLGCGIVDPNVFKAVGYEDVSGYAFGLGVERFAMLMHKIPDLRSLFEGDIRLLEQFR
- a CDS encoding alkaline phosphatase produces the protein MKKISLLLITISFLTAAPKTSVIFMIGDGMGPAYTSAYRYYKDDPKTPKVEPTVFDEMLVGMNTTYSENSLITDSAAAATALATGYKTKNGFIGATEKPHSQVKTLLEYAKEQGYITAMAVTSTLTHATPAGFISKEHHRDKEADIAKDFFPATAKEKLKFDFLMGGGEIHFNEAYGDINQTAKKHNVALYRNGYDFDSIHNYPFIAFTAYDYAKFAIDEKDENRDRVSKMTQKALSLVENKPFFMMIEGSQIDWCGHINDIACAMAEMDDFAKAVEKVKNYVDTHPDTLLIVTADHSTGGLAIGDKIGKSDKVSDEIRSRSYIWYKDVIKKVKASSITIAEALRTTKNIDKSFENYTGIDLTDKEYDQLASAMKKKDKKLCNAVNEIINQRSNTGWTTHGHTLVDVETFAYGKSSEKFRGLLDNTDIAKKLFKVLSAGK
- the argH gene encoding argininosuccinate lyase — its product is MSKKIASARISEKSSKLLQDLNNSLPFDKVLYREDIEGSRAHAFMLSEQGIISREDQEKIDAGLQDILADIESGLFKLEGDDEDIHMAIEGELTRRIGDAGKRLHTARSRNDQVALDFRLYVQRNTKTIAELLLKNIETFVKVAEENAETMLPGMTHLQHAQPINFGYHMMAYASMFKRDYERFMSSYERNNYSPIGCAALAGTPHPINRQTTSDKLGFNAPTLNCLDTVSDRDFALEILFNISTVMMHMSRLSEELILWSAAEFKWVTLSDRHATGSSIMPQKKNPDIPELLRGKTGRVNGNLVALLTVMKSLPLAYNKDMQEDKEGVFDSVRTAILSLQVLEEMIADMTVNKEAMERACMVGHLSATDLADYLVKEQGLPFRDAYHITGNVVNLAEEKGLDISELSLEDLQSIDERIAEDVVALLDNRASMNARQSEGGTATVRTLEQIEDLKKWLEKQDEK